The following are encoded in a window of Mycobacterium sp. ELW1 genomic DNA:
- a CDS encoding methyltransferase yields the protein MTSTKAPPTRVVRAVERVRHHLSRINQRAVPPAAAMMELIMGAWIAQLISAAAELGVADALADGPATGEDLARRLNVDQNALGRMLRALIGVGVFRQRSDGRYELTALAETLRTDSPVSMAGMARWVGSAQHREHWSHLADAIRTGSAVVPALRGKPIFDYLADEPQLAGIFNQAMTGLSESSITAVVAAYDFSRFATIADIGGGHGRLLAAILESAPQARGVLFDLPEVVAGAPALLRQYGVEDRIRIDPGSFFDSAPDGADAYVLKHVIHDWRDGDAVRILQTVRAAARRGTRVLLIEFVIPDHDRNFHGKWVDIEMLVVADARERTAAEYGQLLDKAGFRLTRVVDTVGPISILEAVAV from the coding sequence GTGACGTCCACCAAAGCGCCACCGACGAGAGTTGTCCGGGCCGTCGAGCGCGTCCGCCATCACCTGTCCCGGATCAATCAACGCGCCGTCCCGCCGGCCGCGGCGATGATGGAGCTCATCATGGGGGCATGGATCGCCCAATTGATCTCCGCTGCAGCAGAATTGGGTGTTGCCGACGCCTTGGCAGACGGACCTGCGACCGGCGAGGATCTCGCGCGCCGGCTCAACGTCGACCAGAACGCGCTGGGCCGAATGCTCCGGGCACTCATCGGTGTCGGCGTGTTCCGGCAGCGCAGCGACGGCCGCTATGAGCTCACCGCCCTCGCGGAGACGTTGCGCACCGACTCCCCTGTCTCGATGGCAGGTATGGCCCGCTGGGTTGGCTCAGCACAACACCGCGAGCACTGGAGCCACCTGGCGGACGCGATACGAACGGGGTCTGCGGTGGTTCCGGCATTGCGGGGCAAGCCGATCTTCGACTACCTCGCCGATGAGCCCCAGCTCGCCGGGATCTTCAACCAGGCCATGACGGGACTGTCGGAGTCGTCGATCACCGCTGTCGTCGCGGCCTACGACTTCAGCCGCTTCGCCACGATCGCCGACATCGGCGGCGGTCACGGCCGGCTGCTCGCCGCGATCCTCGAATCAGCGCCGCAGGCCCGCGGCGTGTTGTTCGACCTGCCCGAAGTGGTCGCCGGCGCACCTGCGCTGCTCCGCCAGTACGGGGTCGAGGACCGCATCCGAATCGACCCGGGCTCGTTCTTCGATTCAGCTCCAGACGGCGCCGATGCCTACGTGCTCAAGCACGTCATCCATGACTGGCGCGACGGCGATGCGGTCCGCATTCTGCAGACCGTGCGCGCTGCCGCTCGCCGAGGCACGCGAGTCTTGTTGATCGAGTTCGTGATTCCAGACCACGACAGGAATTTTCACGGCAAGTGGGTCGACATCGAGATGCTTGTCGTCGCCGACGCCCGCGAACGCACCGCGGCCGAATACGGTCAGTTGCTCGACAAGGCAGGATTCCGGCTGACTCGAGTGGTCGACACAGTCGGCCCGATCAGCATTCTGGAGGCGGTCGCGGTCTAG
- a CDS encoding TetR/AcrR family transcriptional regulator, whose protein sequence is MPKRIDEDDLFRTTVAVFAECGYRATTTQEIAARAGVNEATLFRRYGAKAALINTALAHVLADSSFASVAITDDVTADLTALVRSYVETAQRYGGAVATLLAEIPRNPELREAITALMPNLVNAAGVIAAHQDAGRLAAGDPLHTLVTLIGPLLVFGLWARTGAAPAVPDIDAGRVVADFLDGHRDRG, encoded by the coding sequence GTGCCCAAACGCATCGACGAGGACGACCTGTTCCGGACAACTGTCGCGGTCTTCGCCGAATGTGGCTATCGGGCCACCACCACCCAGGAGATCGCGGCGCGGGCGGGTGTCAACGAAGCGACGCTGTTCCGGCGCTACGGAGCCAAGGCGGCTCTGATCAACACGGCCTTGGCGCACGTATTGGCTGACTCATCGTTCGCGAGCGTGGCGATCACGGACGATGTCACGGCCGACCTCACCGCGCTGGTGCGATCGTACGTCGAGACCGCACAGCGCTACGGCGGTGCGGTCGCGACGCTTCTCGCCGAGATTCCCCGGAATCCGGAACTGCGCGAGGCGATTACGGCGCTGATGCCCAATCTCGTCAATGCGGCCGGCGTGATCGCGGCGCATCAGGACGCCGGGCGACTGGCGGCAGGCGATCCACTGCACACGTTGGTGACATTGATCGGGCCATTGTTGGTGTTCGGCCTGTGGGCCCGCACCGGGGCGGCTCCGGCGGTCCCGGACATCGACGCGGGCAGGGTGGTCGCCGACTTTCTGGACGGGCATCGGGACCGCGGCTAG
- a CDS encoding TetR family transcriptional regulator has translation MPSRAAMDKRRGRRHGEPVSRDVVLRAAKNQFARHGYEKTTLRAIADEAHVDPSMVLYLFGSKAELFRESMKLVLDPKLFTDQLTADADDALGFRIVRAYLSIWEQPDTATSMVSMLQSATSNSDAHEAFREFLHSYVMTAVTDALGGADEARLRAMLAATSLVGTAMLRYVMRVPPLSTLTADEVVTLIGPSVQRYLSAPADELGLPATGAD, from the coding sequence ATGCCTTCACGTGCGGCGATGGACAAGCGACGCGGCAGACGCCATGGCGAACCCGTGTCACGGGACGTGGTCCTGCGTGCAGCCAAGAACCAGTTCGCTCGACACGGCTACGAGAAGACGACGCTGCGCGCGATCGCCGACGAAGCGCATGTGGATCCGTCGATGGTCTTGTATCTGTTCGGCTCGAAAGCCGAGCTGTTCCGCGAGTCGATGAAGCTGGTTCTCGACCCGAAACTCTTCACCGACCAGCTGACTGCCGACGCTGATGACGCGTTGGGGTTCCGCATCGTCCGGGCTTATCTGAGCATCTGGGAGCAGCCCGATACCGCTACGAGCATGGTCTCGATGTTGCAGTCGGCGACGTCGAACAGCGATGCGCACGAGGCATTTCGGGAGTTCTTGCACAGCTATGTGATGACCGCGGTTACCGACGCCCTGGGCGGCGCCGACGAAGCGCGACTACGGGCGATGCTCGCCGCCACAAGCCTCGTCGGTACGGCGATGCTGCGCTACGTCATGCGAGTGCCGCCACTGTCGACGCTGACCGCCGACGAGGTGGTCACACTCATCGGTCCGAGCGTTCAGCGCTACCTCAGCGCGCCTGCCGACGAACTCGGCCTGCCGGCCACCGGGGCCGACTAG
- a CDS encoding Ig-like domain-containing protein translates to MGIAAVRSAAHRGPTVRRIGGPVVWLGAGAIAVGIGAALAQGSAVANADTGHGGRSDARGSAGPAAPARRGDAVKVTAPKAIRSSVGANRATPAGPVRKALRPRDVLGWLRRELRYTLFNKPPVIAAVQHSEDPVTGVVTGDLHDANGSRGEVTYTITQPGNAVVHVNPDGTFTVTPDATTAHRGGSVSFTATADNGSTYRLPGVLGHIQSVIHYYAQRLGISGPDAASATVTVTVASINKAPTIGGYSDTTSAVDGTVAGQIEATDPNQDNLHFSGPATSAAGGAVTVNSDGSFTYTPTFQIRHAAAADNAPEAAATDSFAVTVDDGYGGSATETITVPVSAANAKPTGGTIADLAVDNVIGVVTGSVIGVTDPDSDPLSYSSNPATTGGGFVDVYGDGSFTYNPTAEQRHLAAALGAPFTVTHDSFVISVADGHGGSTAITVVVPVAPEVDEPPTGVAAG, encoded by the coding sequence ATGGGAATCGCAGCCGTGAGGTCCGCGGCGCATCGCGGTCCGACTGTTCGCCGCATTGGTGGCCCTGTTGTCTGGCTGGGTGCCGGTGCGATCGCGGTCGGCATCGGCGCTGCCCTGGCGCAGGGGTCTGCGGTAGCGAACGCCGACACCGGACATGGCGGTAGGAGCGACGCGCGTGGCAGCGCCGGACCTGCCGCGCCCGCCCGTCGTGGTGACGCCGTCAAAGTCACGGCGCCGAAGGCTATCCGGTCATCTGTCGGCGCCAATCGCGCCACGCCCGCGGGTCCGGTCAGGAAGGCTCTCCGCCCTCGTGACGTACTGGGCTGGCTTCGCCGCGAGTTGCGCTACACTCTGTTCAACAAGCCTCCCGTGATCGCCGCCGTTCAGCACTCGGAGGATCCCGTCACCGGTGTCGTCACGGGAGATCTCCACGACGCCAACGGATCTCGGGGTGAAGTGACCTATACGATCACCCAACCCGGCAACGCGGTCGTCCACGTCAACCCAGACGGCACCTTCACCGTTACTCCCGACGCGACTACTGCCCACCGTGGCGGTTCGGTGAGCTTCACCGCCACCGCAGATAACGGCAGCACATACCGGCTGCCCGGCGTACTGGGCCACATCCAATCGGTAATCCACTACTACGCACAGCGGTTGGGTATCAGCGGCCCTGACGCGGCCAGCGCGACGGTGACCGTCACGGTCGCGTCCATCAACAAGGCGCCGACCATCGGCGGCTACTCCGACACCACGTCGGCCGTCGACGGCACCGTCGCCGGGCAGATCGAGGCCACTGATCCCAACCAGGACAACCTCCACTTCAGCGGACCGGCGACGAGTGCAGCTGGGGGAGCCGTCACCGTCAACTCCGACGGTTCGTTCACCTACACGCCGACGTTTCAGATACGCCACGCCGCGGCCGCTGACAACGCACCCGAGGCGGCCGCCACCGACAGTTTCGCGGTCACCGTCGACGACGGCTACGGAGGTTCCGCCACCGAGACGATTACGGTGCCGGTGAGTGCTGCCAACGCAAAGCCCACCGGCGGCACGATCGCCGACTTGGCCGTCGACAACGTCATCGGCGTGGTCACCGGATCCGTCATCGGGGTCACCGACCCGGATTCGGACCCGCTGAGCTACAGCTCGAATCCGGCGACAACGGGCGGGGGTTTCGTCGATGTCTACGGTGACGGGTCATTCACCTACAACCCGACGGCTGAGCAACGTCATCTCGCCGCGGCGTTGGGCGCCCCCTTCACCGTGACCCACGACAGCTTCGTCATTTCGGTCGCGGACGGCCACGGCGGCAGCACCGCGATCACGGTCGTGGTCCCGGTCGCGCCCGAGGTGGATGAACCCCCGACCGGGGTCGCGG